The Rhodamnia argentea isolate NSW1041297 chromosome 7, ASM2092103v1, whole genome shotgun sequence genome contains the following window.
aataccatgtgagatttggTGGACCATCGCCAACTGTTCTAacaacttaagtttttagaactgTTGACAATGGTCTTACAAAACCTTACGTGGTATCAGCAATGTTACTCTAACATGACCTACATCCATGGGGTAAGAAGCAATGAATTCCATTGCAGATTGTGTAATTACACCCAATATCTAACataaataatctctcaatctctgTTGACACCGAAAATCGCCCTAGGCCTTAGCAGGCAGGAGGGCCGCGAAGCATTGTTGGCTTGTAGGCTCAGAACGCCTGGAATGCTTTGTCGTCCAGCTACGGGTTGTTGCCAATAGTTGGGTAAAAGACAGAGCATTAATCTCTTTGATGAAAGTTTAATGATCGCGCAATAGTCTCTCTTTGTACTCCAAAGTCTTCCTCCGAGCGGCTTTGGGAATCGATCGGTACCTTCCAATTAGTGTTGCAGAGGACTTGAGATTTCTTAAAGATGGTGTTCGACCTCCGATCCTTCAGTTTCGAAGATGATGCCCCTCCTCCTAAAAGCTTCTCCCTAAAGGAGCTCCAAGTCGCCACACACAACTTTAGCCGAGACAACTTCTTTAGCGAACGTGTATACGGCACGCTTTACCGGGGGCGCTTAGCCGATGGTTCTCCGGTGGCAGTAAAAAGAGCACGCACCGTCTTCGAATGCAGCGAGGAACAGTCCGAAACAGAAGTTCAAGTGGGACGCTCAATTTCAGCGCACCAGAACGTGCTACGCCTGAGGGGCTTTTGCCAGACCAAGAAAGAGCTGTTACTGGTCTACCCCTTGATGATCAACAAGAATCTAAGATATCATCTTCGACTTAGACCGGATCGGTCCACCCAACCTCTCGGTTGCACAACTCTTATGCGCATTTCCTTGGGAGCGGCTAGAGGTCTCGCACACCTACATAATCAAGGCAATGTCAAGATCATGCACTGCGACATTTGCATGTCAAGTATATTCCTGAATGAATGATTTGAGGCCGCGATAGGGAATTTTTGGCGTGCCCTTATAATGCACGATGGAAATGCAACGGAAGGGACTATTCAATGGCCCGTGAGAGTCTCCTCCTCATCCCAAGGAGAAGATTCAGCTgattccgattccgattctcCAACCTATCGTCTCTATGAAGACGTTTATGTGGACACCACCTATGCTGACGGCAGAGTCGAGTTTATTGCCCCGGAGTACCTACACACAGGAAAGTGCACACTGAGGAATGATGTTCACGCCTTTGGGAAAGTGCTTCTTGAGCTCATCTCTGGACAGCCACCTGCAAAACATGAAGCGCTGCCTTATGGCGAAAATCTCAGTTTGGCGGAATGGATTGGTGGATTTATGAGCAAGAACGAGTTGGGAAGATTGATTGATCCCAATTTGCGGGGGGactatgaggaagaagaagcagagcaGCTACTCCAACTGGCATTATTGTGCGCAGATGGCGATCCATCTATCCGACTGGAGATGTCTGAAGTGGTTCGAATGCTCGAAAGCCAATTGCTTGGGCAGGATCCTAGCAGTAGGAGCAGTTGGAGCCAAAGCGAGTGTGATTCGACTCCTTACTACTCCATCCCTCCTTCTCCGTCGGAAATGGCTTTATGACCACCGGCACTCACGATACTACATCTCGATCAGCGTCTGTTCTTTTACCTTCAGCACGGAGTTCAACTTGTGTCTTCTGCTGTTTTACCTAAGTTCCAATATGTTCATTTCCAGTTTCGCTTATAAGATCCTTCTGTAATATGTCTTCGTCGAGCAAATACTAGATACTGTTGGAGTTAATATTAGGACGTACACAAAGTTTGAATGGTGCATATCACAGCTACAGTACCCAATGGTTTTCCAAATatcttttgctttcttgtgGGGATTGCTATGTCCTAACTTATCACGGAAGGGATAGGTAGAAACTGGCAAGagactaaggctccgtttgtttcgaaaaaaatgaataatttaaaaaatatttttctaaaaatgattgtctgtattgcttacaaaaaaaatgaacgataaaaaaaaatgaatgaacaaaaaatattttcaacattcatgaaaatatttggacataaattgttgCCGATAATGAAAATAGTTCTTATTGACTTAATTATTTCAGacaatataagcaatcattatCATTCATTTTCAACGAAAAAAAGGAGGTccgccaaaagaaaagaaatatcgAAGAAGTCACTTTTTGTCAATTGGCTAATGGTGATTGAATCTTGAACTTTGACAATCGTCTATGGTTGTTAGTTTGCAAAGAAACTGTCGATCAtctacttcttcttcaataACTCGACGTTGGACTCTTCTAGTTGATGGGACTCGTTCCAATCCATCTTTTTCCCCGGTCTTCCCTTTGATTATTTGTCCTTAATGCCGGCAGAAGACCTCTGTTGTCGCCCTTCATGAATGGAACTTTTGCGTCTAGACCCTATCCAGTCAACTAGACTTGTCGGATTATTAAGCCGCGGGTTTGTCTCGTGATTCAATTTGCTGTGAATTAACACGGAATCTAAGTTGGTAATAAGTTGTGACAATGGACAAGAGATTAGCGAATTTTTCCTGCAatatcagtttggaatttttaatggCATGAACACttttcttttgacattttttggcCAACTAATGGCTTTCTCTTTCAATTGATACCACactaaagaaaattttagactctctacttttttttttgtctataagATGTCTCTTCTCACTTTgcaataataaaattaattgaATAAGGAAATAATTCGGATACCGGATATACGTAGTTCGATTGATGTGACATACCCCACGAAGAGAGCAACACAGATTCTCCTATAGATCGAGCGATACGATAGAGATTACAAACACACTATAGTCACTCAAGACACAATTGTGTTTCCTAACCCTCGATTTTATCGAGTAACTCGCACAATGTTAAGTACTCATAATTTTTAGCGAAAACAATCTCTCAATCTAATAAAGAAATTCTCGATTCTTATTCAACAGAATTACTGAAATTCTTTCTATTGAAATTGTAATGTGGTGGGAACCAACTGTTTAtgatttgttataaaagtgAATCAGAAAGAGGGTCGTGGCCTTCTTTTTTGGGGAAGATTTGTAGCTTTTCGTCCATAAGAAATGTCGTTTCAAAACACTTGCAATTCTTCAGGAGGTATTTCACCAATGTCGCCAGCCACAAGCTAGAAGCCATGGCCCACACAcctattaggaaataaaatatgaaacaGGAAGAAATGGAATTGGATTTTGATGCGCGATAACAttctctttaaggaattatttgcctcACAACATTGCTAATGATTACTGACAAAAATCCTTTATGATACGACAAAGTCTCGGAATGAGAATATCAtttagcaattctaatatttctcataaaaaaattctcaaaagaagACAATTAGAAAGAAGACTGTATTTCtcttgaaagaaaacaaaaatggaagTTATGATACTACTAAGAAAACGTTGAATATATATTAGCGAAACTTATGTTTAAGAAGTTACGTCCGAACATACATAACCTTACAAATGTTGAGATTTTATGTCCAAACAGACACAACCTTCCAAAGTATATAAGAGCGCCTAATAACCATAAGGTCGAAAACAAAGATccgaaattaaataataaaaaaaatatttgtgactcttttttcattaattcGCTAGAAGATAACGgttattttattgttttaattttttaacttaataaaaataataattattattgattagtgtcaattctAATCTACAAGTGGGTATAATAGGATCTAACCCACTCAGCCCATATCTTCATTTGTGACAATAAGAAATAAGATTTTACTAGCATAATAGTTTTTGGGTAAAGAAATGCACCATTtgatttgttttacaaacaaacaaccGACAATGTTTCTTGCACGATTTTCCGACATCCACGTACGCAAGCCCCAACTTCAGTCGAACACCAAGTTGATCTGTCAAAGTTCAACGTTGACTTTCCCTCTTACATGGTCCGATTTAGAGGCCAAATCTTATGCACCTGgttcttcttttccctctcaCGTGGCCCGGCTTTCGCACATTCTTTTCGGGTCGGATTTCGAACTTTCAAACTCGAGAGATATTTTAGTCATTGTCGTTGATTTACTCCAGCATTCCTTGTCTTGTCTAACCAAGTTAAGACCCTTTTCTCTATCAATTTGGCCCACAAAACAAACAATTGTCGAACAATTTACTCCAGCATTCCTTGTCTTTCTATGGTGGTTCGGAAAAAGGAACTCCGGAATCAACCAGCACCAACCAAAAGACATTACCAGGCTCACACCACTCGTATGCGTTGAAGAAGAATTGAAGTTCTCTAACATGGTGTTCAATCTACGAACCTTCAGTTTCTCCGAGTCCAGTGAAGAGGATCGAGTGCATCCTAGAAGCTTCTCCCTAAAAGAGCTCCGAGCTGCAACGCAGAACTTTAGCCGCCACGACTTCTTCGCGGAAGGTGGATTCGGTGCGGTTTACTGGGGACGCTTAGCGGACGGTTCTGTCATGGCAGTGAAAAGAGCAACCGCCCATGATCAAGAGAGCGAAGAGGCTTTTGAAAGAGAAGTGCAAGCCGCAAGCTCGGTTCGGGCACACTCAAACATGCTACGTCTGAGCGGCTTTTGCAGGACCAAGAAGGAGCTTATCCTGGTCTATCCCTAGATGATCCATTACAGCCTTGCCCATTGTGGTAGAGAGAGACCGGATTGGTCGCCCCGACCTCTCGATTGGATGACTCGCAAGCGTTTAGCCTTGGGAGCAGCaagaggtctttttttttttttttttgtcggaatggAAATAACTTCATAGCGAAAACTCAAGAGTCATTACATGAAAAGCCCAATGAGGGGGcatcaaaacaaagcaaattccaTAAACTTTGAGGAGGTCTAGATAACCAAGATACAGGCACATTATTAGAACGGTGGGTTTTGGCTAACGAGTCGGCTACTTCGTTGGCTCTTCTATCACAATGCGCCACCGATACATTATTCATCCGGGCCAATAAGTGTTGGGCTTCACCTATCCGACTTTCAGCTTCCCAGCCTTAACTCCCCTACTCGCATTGACCGCACTCACCAAAGTATAGCGGTCAGACTCCACTAATATctgcattttcttctctctcctcgacTTCAGAAAATTCAGACCGTGTACTAAGGCTTGTGCTTCTGCAACAATTGGCGAGAAAGGAGGGGTTATCTCTACGAATCCATCAAGCGCAGTACCTTTCGAGTCCCGAAGAACACCGGCGAtagctccgttcatttgtgtcGTTGCCGATGGAGGCATCAATGTTTAAGCTTTAGAGCTGAGGTTGTCGGAGGTATCCATTTGGGACGGAAGCTTGATCTCCCTTCGGCAATATTAAGATCTTTTTATTCCATCTGGTATAACTTTTCAAGATTAATTCTGCATCATGGATAAGGTTTGTTGCGTTTGGTCTACTTCCTCCGAAAACCGAATCATTCCTCTTTTTCCGGATGCACCAAAGAGTTGTTGCAATCAATTCAAAGGAGATACTGAGATCCTGTCTCTCTAAAACATCCCGTAACCACTCATCCATCCGCATACCGCTTGGTCTCCGGTTATGCCCAAAAGTGAGGGGGTCTTGCCAGATTTGCTCTGTCCATGAGCATTGTAGAAATATATGCTCTGTAGTTTCCACATCTAAGTTACACACCGAGCACGGGAGCCGAGTGATTATGCCTCGCTTAGAGAGGTTTTCCTTTGTGGGAATGGCATTCTGACAAACATTCCACGGGAAAAACTGAATTTTTGGGGGGATATGTGCCTTCCAAATTCTGTTCCATAATCTGCGAGATGGTTGAAAAGATGTTGAAGCTTCATCAAAGGAAGGTCGGGGGTACTTTATCTCTGATAACATTGTAGCCATTCTTTATTGTATAATCTCCCGATTGTTTCCCTGTCCATATAAGCTTGTCCTTTCCAAGAGGCAGGTTTAGCGGTATAGACGAGATCTCTTTAACTAGTTCTTCATCAAATACACGTCTAAGTGTTGATTCATCCCACATAGCATTCTGTTTTAAAATGAGATCTGCTACAAAAGAAGGGTCATTTACATTTGCTGGACCACCTATAATACCCCTCTTTAGCCAAGGGTCCTCTCTTATGTTAACCGTTTCGCCATTGCCTATTGACCAACTCACTGACCCCGAAATGGCTTCTCTTCCATAAAGAATACTTTGCCAGCCCCAGGATGGTCTTGAACCTTTCTTCGCATGAAAAAAGGATTTGTCCGGGTAATACAATCCTTTTAGCAATCTGCTCCACATGTGAACTCGATTTTGAGCTATTCTCCAAGCTTGCTTACCTAGCATAGCTTTGTTGAAATCCATAAGATCTTTAAAGCCTAGCCCCCCTTTGTCCTTTCTGGTTTTCAGGATATCCCATCTTTTCCAGTGCTGTCCGGTTTTGGACTCACTATTACTCCACCAAAAAGACGCGATTTTCCTCTCCATTGATTTGCAGATTGAAGTGGGTATCTTGAATATCGACATTGCATACTGTGGAATTGCCTGTACCACTGATTTTATTAGAATCTCTTTCCCCGCCTTGGATATGAGGGTTTCTTTCCAACCTTCAAGCTTCATATTCACTCTCGCGTTAATCCAAGAGAAcatctgttttttttattctccccAATCAGATGGGATTCCTAGGTATTTCCCTGTTTTTTCCATCACCGGAACTCTCAATGCAGATGCCGGACTCTCTTGTAACCGATATGGGCAGTTTGGACCCATGAACAACCCCGACTTATTATGATTAATATCTTGACCCGAAGCATAACAATACTGATTCAAGATTGAAGCCAAATTTTGAACTTCCACCAGTTTACCatccaagaaaaaaatagaatcacCTGCGAAAAGTAAGTGCGACAAAGTTGGACAATGGCTTTTTAACTTTATGCCTCTGATGATTCCGTCGCTCACCGCCTTCCTCATCAGCATTGAAAGAGTGTTTGACATAAGAATAAAAAGGTATGGTGAGATGGGGTCTCCCTGTCGAATACCTCTTGATGGTTTAAAATACGGTAAAGGCTCGCCATTGAGTTTAACACTGAAGGTTGCTGATGTAACACATGACGTTACTCTGTCCAcccaaaaagaacagaaacccATCTTCAATAGACAAGCTTCCAGAAAATCCCATTCCACCCTATCATAAGCCTTTTTCATGTCAACTTTAAGGATGGCTCAAaatcttttcttgcttttcctgATTCTCATTTGATGTAGGACTTCCTGAACCACCAGGATGTTATCTTGAATTTGTCTTCCCCCCACGAAAGCACTTTGTTCTTCGGCAATCAGATCAGGCAACCACGGCTTGAGCCTATTAGCAAGGATCTTAGAGAAGATTTTGTACGCAAAATTTCACAAACTAATTGGCCTGAATTGGTCGagtctttttgggtttttgacTTTAGGTATGAGTGTAATGTGAGTTTTGTTCAAATCAGGGTTCAATGCTCCAGTCTCAAAGAAGCCTTTTATTTCCTTGAAGATTCCCATTTTAATATTCTCCCAATTCTGTTGATAAAACAATCCATTAAGACCATCAGGACCTGGGGCTTTCAAGGATCCCATTTCAAAAACAGCCTTTTGTATCTCTGTCATGGTAATGGAAGTTGACAACTCTGCATTCATCTCATTGGAGACTATACTGGGGCATTGCTCTAACACTGGAAAGAAATTTCTCGGTCCTCCAGAGCAGTAtagttctttgaaaaaatcagtgGTCATCTCCTTCAGTTGCAAGGGATCTCTGACCCATATTTCCTGTCCAACTGGTTTTAACATGGAGATTCTGTTGCGCTGTCTTCTTTGGATGGTGGTTGCATGAAAGAATTTGGTATTTTTGTCTCCCCATTTCAGCCAATTGATTCTCGATCTAACACCCCAATACATTTCTTCCCTCCTCCACAGATTCTCAATTTGGTTTAGGATCTCCTCCCTCTTACTGCTATTCTGATTCGGGTTTGGTTCATTTGTCAGGGATTCGAGTTCAAATTTCAACTCTTGGAGACACTTTCGGCTGTTTGGAAAGCTTTTTTTACTCCATTTCTCCAGGGCTTCCGATACTTTTTTCGGCTTATGAACCAAGTCAGCATCTGATTGTTCTACTTTCTCCCATGTTTCCTTGATGACACCTCCGCATTCCTCACTTTCCATCCAGAAGGCttcaaatctgaaattttttcttcttctaattctttCAGCTGTTAAAGAGAGAACAATAGGACTGTGATCTGAGCCTATAGCAGGCAAGGCAAAAACCTCCGCCAGAGGGAAAGATAATCTCCATTCTAGGTTACAAACAGCCCTGTCCAGTCTCTTCTTGACTAGATACTCTTCTTCTCTATTATTAGACCAAGTAAATGCACATCCCTTGCTATCCAGATCCATCATTCCACAACTATCTAGCAATTCTTTGAAAGTTTGCATTCTATAATTATCAGAATCTCTCATTCCTACCTTTTCCCAATGGTAAAGCGTTTCATTAAAATCCCCCAACCAGACCCAAGGAAGGTTATTTAGAAACCTGAGTTGTCTGATCTTCTCCCAAGTAATGAGTCTTGCTCGATATGTTGCTGGCGCATAGACAAAAGTCACCCTAAAGGGAATTTTCTGAATTGGGTCAACATACTGAATATCAATATAATTATCAGTAGCTTCGAAAATTGAAACTTCAGCATCTTCTTTCCATAATAGAGCTAAACCACCACCAACTCCTGTAGGATTAACCACAAACTGTTTCTGCAACATAAGTCTCTTCCTCACTCGTTGAACCACCCTTTCTTGATTCTTTGTTTCACATAAAAACACTAAGTTGGGCCTTTCTTGAGCCATAATGGCTTTGAGGGCTTGAACTGTCAATGGTGTGCCCAACCCTTGACAGTTCCAGGAAAGGACGGTCATTTGTAACCTGGTGGCTTATTCGGGCAAGCCACCAAAGCCCGTAATGTTGGTTCCTCAGCAGAGGTTACAGGGGTTTCCAGAAAGTTTGCTTCATCTAACAACATAGCCTTCTCATCCCAGTTCacattttttcttcctcttttaggCTCTCTAAGCTTTGTTCTTGTCTGGCTTTCTTTCAGAGTCACTCGACTAACTTGGGTTGAAGGGAGTTCTATCATAAGGGTTCTTTCTCCAGCTGTATCACCCATCACTTTGGACATATCCGCA
Protein-coding sequences here:
- the LOC125315966 gene encoding uncharacterized mitochondrial protein AtMg00310-like, translated to MKLEGWKETLISKAGKEILIKSVVQAIPQYAMSIFKIPTSICKSMERKIASFWWSNSESKTGQHWKRWDILKTRKDKGGLGFKDLMDFNKAMLGKQAWRIAQNRVHMWSRLLKGLYYPDKSFFHAKKGSRPSWGWQSILYGREAISGSVSWSIGNGETVNIREDPWLKRGIIGGPANVNDPSFVADLILKQNAMWDESTLRRVFDEELVKEISSIPLNLPLGKDKLIWTGKQSGDYTIKNGYNVIRDKVPPTFL
- the LOC115731094 gene encoding BRASSINOSTEROID INSENSITIVE 1-associated receptor kinase 1-like; amino-acid sequence: MVFDLRSFSFEDDAPPPKSFSLKELQVATHNFSRDNFFSERVYGTLYRGRLADGSPVAVKRARTVFECSEEQSETEVQVGRSISAHQNVLRLRGFCQTKKELLLVYPLMINKNLRYHLRLRPDRSTQPLGCTTLMRISLGAARGNFWRALIMHDGNATEGTIQWPVRVSSSSQGEDSADSDSDSPTYRLYEDVYVDTTYADGRVEFIAPEYLHTGKCTLRNDVHAFGKVLLELISGQPPAKHEALPYGENLSLAEWIGGFMSKNELGRLIDPNLRGDYEEEEAEQLLQLALLCADGDPSIRLEMSEVVRMLESQLLGQDPSSRSSWSQSECDSTPYYSIPPSPSEMAL
- the LOC115731097 gene encoding PTI1-like tyrosine-protein kinase At3g15890 — translated: MVFNLRTFSFSESSEEDRVHPRSFSLKELRAATQNFSRHDFFAEGGFGAVYWGRLADGSVMAVKRATAHDQESEEAFEREVQAASSVRAHSNMLRLSGFCRTKKELILVYP